TCCTGGAGTTGGCGAGCGGTCGTCTTTGCCGGGTTCCTGTTTATCATTGCCCGCCCGCTGAGCGTGTACCTGGGACTTCTGGGAAGCAGGGCACCCATGCGGGTTCGCCACCTTGCGGGCTGGTTCGGCGTGCGCGGTATCGGTTCGATGTACTACTTGATGTATGCCATCCAGCATGGTCTCCCGGAAGAACTGGCGCTGGAATTGCTCCACCTGGTCCTGGTAACGGTAGCCCTGTCGATTCTGGTGCACGGAGTGAGTGTAAAGCCTACGATTGCACATTTCTGGCATCGCCAATCGTCCTGACATGAGCTCCTCTTCACCAGCATCGAAGACTTGAAGCCGAGCGTGTTGCAACGCACAGACGAGAAGACTGCCTCCCCCTCAGAATGGGGATCACTTCCTGGAGACGATTCTGTCGGCTCGCGCTCGCCGGTGGCTATCTCCTCAGTCGTATCTTGAGCTCACGCTAGGGCACTGTTTTGCATGTCCCGCTATTCCGATTAATAATCGGATCACAACGGCAGCACTCCTTCATAAGTGCTGGTAGCAAGTCGAGTGTGCGATAGCGCACAGATAGTCGCGGGTCGGAGGCGCATGCTTTGGATCACCCCCTCACTCGGTGATGGCACCGAAGGAATGAAGATCATGCTATTTACGATTGCCGTTGTCCTTGCCGTGCTTTGGCTTCTCGGTTTCGTCTCCGGAACCACGATGGGGGGATTGATTCACATTCTGCTGGTACTGGCAGTCATCGTAGTTGTTTTCCAGCTGCTTAGCGGACGCCGGGTCGGGTAGAGTCCGCCCAGCATCGACCCTGACCCAATCTTACCTTCCTTGATACCGTCCGCTTCGGCCCTCCTCGCAATTGGAGGAGGGCTTGAGCGGGCACTCCTACCTAATAGTCACTTGCCAGCGAGTCCTGCGGATTCTCGATGATGATCTCGACCCGGCGATTCTGTTGCCGGCCCGCTGCCGTTTGATTGCTGGCGATGGGCCGCTCCTGCCCGAGACCAAGAGCCGTTAGCCGGTTTGGATCGATTCCACGCTCAGTCAGATAGTTCATGACGGACTCGGCCCGGCGTTGCGACAAGCCCAGGTTGTAGGAACTGGCACCGACATTGTCGGTATGCCCCTCGATTTCGACGCGCCGGTCAGGATAACGCTTGAGAAAGTCTACCAGCTGGGACAGGTGCCGATCGGCGCCAGGTTCCAGGACGGCCCGGTCGGTGGCGAACAACAGGTCACCTAGCGTCAATACCAGGCCACGGTCGGTTATCTCTGCCTGCAGTTCGCTGATCTGTCGTCGCAGATCAGCCGCCTGGGCGTCGGCATCCATCCTCGCCTGTGCCTCGGAACGTCGCGCTGATTCGGCTTCGGCTCGCGCTGCATCGGCATCTGCTGCAGCCCGGGCTTCCAGGGAACGAGCCGACTCGGCGTCGCGGCGCGCTTCATCGGCGCCGGCGGAAGCTCGTGCCTCTGACATTCGTGCTGAACTGGCAGCACGACGTGCGGCATCGGCTTCGGCCATGGCTTGTATTTCCGCGTAGCGGGCCTTCGAGGCCGCATCCTGGGCCCTGCTGGCATCACTGCGTGCAAGATAGGCTTCATTGCGAGCGCGATCAGCGTCGGCACGGGCGAGTTCGGCCTCGCGGGTACGGGCCATCAGCCTGGCCTGTTCGCGTTCCTCAACCAGAGCTTCGCGCTGGTCCGCGGCATAACGCGCAGTCGCCTTGGCCCTGGCGATGTCAATCATGCGTTCGGCCATGTAGACGCGGTGATCGCCCAGACTGGACTCGTCTGATGGCAGCGGACGCTCGGCAAGTCGAACCGCGGCTTCGGCCTCGTGCAACTCCAGTGGTGCGCGCGGGGCCAGGTTCGGGTCGGCCTGTAGCGCGCTTAGCTTGCCGCGGGCCTCGGCTGCCCCCGGGGGGCTCGTTGGCATCGTTGCGCAGGCGGCGAGAAATAGCAGCGAGCTCAACAGCATTGCCGCAGAACCTGCGCGCGTGATTGATATTGTGGTGAAGAGTTTCATCTCTGGCCTCCCGTGCGGCGCACTTCATCGATCAGGGCCTGAACGCCTCGGCTCAGTTCCTGGTTTGATTGCAGCGCCTTGGATGTTTCCGTCGCCGCGGACGCAAGTTCAGCGGCAATCTTTGCCTCCTCGGCGAGTCGTTCAGCTTCGATCATGTTCTCTCTGCGTACGGCACTCTCGGCCAACTGCAGGCGCCGGCGCGCATCGTTGAGCTCGACACCCGCGTAATGCTGGGCGTCGGAGCGTTCGGCGTTGGTGATGGCCTGCTGTGCTGCCGACAGGGCTGCGGTTGGTGCAGGTGGGGCGACGGCACAGCTGGCCGTCAGCATCAGTGCTGCCACGCCCGCGCCCAGGTAGAGGCGGCGGGTGAGGTTGGGAAGGGTCATATTGCGCATTGTCTTGCTCCTTGGTCAAAGCCGAGTCTCTCGCCGGCAATCTGCCAGCTCGGCCATTTACTCCAGCGCTTTTGAGTGCGGTTCTCCGCGCAGTTGCTTCATGCAACCGTGAAGGTCATGCGACAGTCGCAACTTGGCTTGATCCGATTGGCTGATGGATTTGTCCGTGTGGATCAACGAATGGGCATCATTCAGCGCCTGGCCTAGCAGAAGTACGGTCTCCAGCAGTTTGGTGTT
This portion of the Wenzhouxiangella sp. XN201 genome encodes:
- a CDS encoding OmpA family protein, giving the protein MPTSPPGAAEARGKLSALQADPNLAPRAPLELHEAEAAVRLAERPLPSDESSLGDHRVYMAERMIDIARAKATARYAADQREALVEEREQARLMARTREAELARADADRARNEAYLARSDASRAQDAASKARYAEIQAMAEADAARRAASSARMSEARASAGADEARRDAESARSLEARAAADADAARAEAESARRSEAQARMDADAQAADLRRQISELQAEITDRGLVLTLGDLLFATDRAVLEPGADRHLSQLVDFLKRYPDRRVEIEGHTDNVGASSYNLGLSQRRAESVMNYLTERGIDPNRLTALGLGQERPIASNQTAAGRQQNRRVEIIIENPQDSLASDY
- a CDS encoding DUF4398 domain-containing protein translates to MRNMTLPNLTRRLYLGAGVAALMLTASCAVAPPAPTAALSAAQQAITNAERSDAQHYAGVELNDARRRLQLAESAVRRENMIEAERLAEEAKIAAELASAATETSKALQSNQELSRGVQALIDEVRRTGGQR
- a CDS encoding lmo0937 family membrane protein is translated as MLWITPSLGDGTEGMKIMLFTIAVVLAVLWLLGFVSGTTMGGLIHILLVLAVIVVVFQLLSGRRVG